The following are from one region of the Natronosporangium hydrolyticum genome:
- a CDS encoding metallopeptidase family protein, whose protein sequence is MEMTQERFEELVRDALDQVPGELLEMMDNVVVLVEDDSPDGEGELLGLYEGHALTERGWHYGGVLPDRIMIYRNPILRICESEDDVVEEVAITVVHEIAHHFGIDDDRLHELGWA, encoded by the coding sequence GTGGAGATGACCCAGGAGCGGTTCGAGGAGTTGGTCCGGGACGCGCTGGATCAGGTCCCCGGTGAGCTGCTGGAGATGATGGACAACGTCGTGGTGTTGGTCGAGGACGACTCTCCCGATGGCGAGGGGGAGCTGCTGGGCCTCTATGAGGGTCACGCGCTCACCGAGCGGGGCTGGCACTACGGTGGCGTGTTACCCGACCGGATCATGATCTACCGGAACCCGATTCTGCGGATCTGCGAGTCCGAGGATGATGTGGTCGAGGAGGTGGCGATCACCGTGGTGCATGAGATCGCCCACCACTTCGGTATCGACGACGACCGGCTCCACGAACTCGGCTGGGCCTGA
- a CDS encoding arginine deiminase: MARYLETEVGRLRSVLLHRPGAELARLTPRNSGSLLFDGIPWVARAQEEHEAFAAALRRHEVTVLYLDELLTEVLALEPARAELTEAVLADPRLGDTLRRRVGDYLHYLDPVGLAGVLIAGLAHEELRPALGRRDGQRRGLVYTLLDTHDFVIDPLPNLLFTRDSSMWIGDHAAVASLAMRARRRETTLTHALYRHHPRFAGTPLVYEPHLEHVEGGDLLLLAPGVLALGVGERTTPAGAERLARRAFAAGVAETVLVVPIAQQRATMHLDTVCTMVDRDAVLMYPKIADSLVAYTVTRGAEPGDDPQVSGPTPFLPTAAKAMGIDALRVIDTGLDPVTAEREQWDDGNNTLAIAPRLCVAYERNTETNAQLERAGIEVVRVPGSELSSGRGGPRCMSCPLVRDPLP, encoded by the coding sequence GTGGCGCGTTACCTTGAGACCGAAGTGGGGCGGCTGCGGTCGGTGTTGCTGCACCGTCCGGGCGCCGAACTGGCTCGGTTGACTCCTCGTAACAGTGGCTCGTTGCTCTTCGACGGTATCCCTTGGGTGGCGCGGGCGCAGGAAGAACACGAAGCTTTCGCGGCGGCGCTGCGCCGGCACGAGGTAACGGTGCTCTACCTGGACGAGCTGCTCACCGAGGTGCTGGCGCTGGAGCCGGCCCGGGCCGAGCTGACCGAGGCGGTGCTCGCCGATCCCCGGCTGGGGGACACCTTGCGTCGGCGGGTCGGCGACTACCTCCACTATCTGGACCCGGTGGGGCTGGCCGGCGTCCTGATCGCCGGGCTCGCCCACGAGGAGCTGCGGCCGGCGTTGGGGCGCCGGGACGGGCAGCGCCGAGGGCTGGTCTACACCCTGCTGGACACCCACGATTTCGTCATCGACCCGCTACCCAATCTGCTCTTCACCAGAGATTCGTCGATGTGGATCGGCGACCATGCCGCGGTGGCGAGCCTGGCGATGCGGGCCCGCCGCCGGGAGACCACGCTCACCCACGCGCTGTACCGGCATCATCCGCGGTTCGCCGGCACCCCTTTGGTGTACGAGCCGCACCTGGAGCACGTCGAGGGCGGTGACCTGTTGTTGCTGGCACCGGGGGTGCTCGCGCTCGGGGTGGGGGAGCGGACCACGCCGGCCGGGGCCGAGCGGCTGGCCCGGCGGGCCTTCGCCGCCGGGGTGGCCGAGACGGTGCTGGTGGTGCCGATCGCCCAGCAGCGGGCCACGATGCATCTGGACACGGTCTGCACCATGGTCGACCGAGATGCGGTGCTGATGTACCCGAAGATCGCCGATTCGCTGGTCGCTTATACGGTCACCCGGGGTGCCGAGCCGGGCGACGACCCGCAGGTGAGTGGGCCGACTCCGTTCCTGCCCACGGCGGCGAAGGCGATGGGGATCGACGCGCTACGGGTGATCGACACCGGCCTCGACCCGGTCACCGCCGAGCGGGAGCAGTGGGACGACGGCAACAACACGCTCGCGATCGCGCCTCGGCTCTGCGTGGCGTACGAGCGCAACACGGAGACCAACGCGCAGCTGGAGCGGGCCGGTATCGAGGTGGTACGCGTGCCCGGCTCCGAGCTGAGCTCGGGGCGCGGCGGGCCCCGGTGTATGTCGTGCCCGCTGGTACGCGACCCGTTACCGTGA
- a CDS encoding DUF4184 family protein, giving the protein MPATFPSHAAVVLPVKLAWPRRFDGVALVVGSAAPDMYYALNGYVVVPPTHNLPGLFWFALPVTLLATFLIRRSAPTIAVHLPARPGWLALRDYGVLGQVRHRWYVTVYSALLGSASHVLWDGFTHHPQIAHGFGVRWVPALTAEAWPGVPWWLLAQHASTVLGAIAALGMAVYLGRRRLLRRWHGEPPPAPYAPWAFWSAAGAVVALYPLTWPLLRFQYATYVQGVRMLLAFGFALLAGAVAARLFARRQVERAG; this is encoded by the coding sequence GTGCCGGCTACCTTCCCGTCGCACGCGGCGGTGGTGCTGCCGGTCAAGTTGGCGTGGCCGCGCCGGTTCGATGGCGTCGCCCTGGTCGTCGGCTCTGCCGCCCCGGATATGTACTACGCCCTCAACGGGTACGTGGTAGTCCCGCCCACCCACAACCTGCCCGGGCTGTTCTGGTTCGCGCTGCCGGTCACCCTGCTCGCGACCTTCCTGATCCGCCGCAGCGCGCCGACGATCGCGGTCCATCTGCCGGCCCGCCCGGGCTGGCTGGCACTGCGTGACTACGGCGTACTGGGGCAGGTGCGGCACCGCTGGTACGTCACTGTCTACTCCGCGCTGCTCGGCTCGGCCAGCCACGTGCTCTGGGACGGCTTCACCCATCACCCGCAGATCGCGCACGGGTTCGGGGTCCGGTGGGTGCCGGCGCTGACCGCCGAGGCGTGGCCGGGGGTGCCGTGGTGGCTGCTCGCCCAGCACGCCTCCACCGTGCTCGGGGCGATCGCTGCCCTCGGCATGGCGGTCTACCTGGGGCGGCGGCGGCTGCTGCGGCGTTGGCACGGGGAGCCGCCGCCGGCGCCGTACGCGCCGTGGGCGTTCTGGTCCGCCGCGGGCGCGGTGGTGGCGCTCTACCCGCTGACCTGGCCGCTGCTGCGCTTCCAGTACGCCACCTACGTCCAGGGCGTGCGGATGCTTCTTGCGTTCGGGTTCGCGCTGCTGGCCGGCGCGGTCGCCGCCCGATTGTTCGCCCGTCGCCAGGTGGAGCGGGCAGGATAA
- the pheA gene encoding prephenate dehydratase: MPGVPPTRFVYLGPEGTFAEQALRTLAAAERGTRTPARSVPEALDAVRGGEADAALVPLENSIGGAIGITLDELAGADPLVISREVVLPVEFVLAARAPAPPESLATVIAHPQAAAQCRRWLRQHAPDATVVDALSNSAAAEATAAGDYQAAICAPVGAARHRLTVIADKIADHPHAVTRFALVTRPGPPPAPTGDDVTSLAVSISHDRVGALLAVLMELAVRGVNLTRIESRPTGERLGRYAFFLDCTGHVAEARMGEALQGLRRVCAEVRFLGSYPRHRLSGAAPEEPVVTGPPGLSDRDFADSAAWLSRIRHGQLG, from the coding sequence ATGCCCGGAGTACCGCCCACCCGATTCGTCTACCTGGGCCCCGAGGGGACCTTCGCCGAGCAGGCGCTGCGTACCCTGGCCGCCGCCGAGCGTGGCACCCGTACCCCCGCCCGCAGTGTCCCGGAGGCGCTCGACGCGGTCCGCGGCGGCGAGGCCGACGCGGCGCTGGTCCCGCTGGAAAACTCAATCGGCGGCGCGATCGGCATCACCCTCGACGAGTTGGCCGGCGCCGACCCGCTGGTGATCTCCCGGGAGGTGGTGTTGCCGGTCGAGTTCGTGCTCGCCGCCCGCGCGCCGGCCCCGCCCGAGTCTCTCGCCACGGTGATCGCGCATCCGCAGGCGGCCGCCCAGTGCCGCCGCTGGCTGCGGCAGCACGCCCCGGACGCGACCGTGGTGGACGCCCTCTCCAACAGCGCCGCCGCCGAGGCCACGGCCGCCGGCGACTACCAGGCCGCGATCTGCGCCCCGGTGGGCGCCGCCCGGCACCGGCTCACCGTCATCGCCGACAAGATCGCCGACCATCCGCATGCGGTCACCCGGTTCGCGCTGGTCACTCGCCCGGGTCCGCCGCCAGCGCCGACCGGCGACGACGTCACCTCGCTAGCGGTGTCGATCTCGCACGACCGGGTGGGCGCGTTGCTGGCGGTGTTGATGGAGCTGGCGGTACGCGGGGTGAACCTGACCCGGATCGAGTCCCGGCCGACCGGTGAGCGGCTCGGCCGGTACGCGTTCTTTCTGGACTGCACCGGCCACGTGGCGGAGGCGCGCATGGGCGAGGCGCTGCAGGGGTTGCGCCGGGTCTGCGCGGAGGTCCGGTTCCTGGGCTCTTACCCTCGGCATCGACTGTCCGGCGCCGCACCGGAGGAGCCGGTGGTCACCGGGCCGCCCGGGCTCTCGGATCGCGACTTCGCCGACTCCGCCGCCTGGCTGAGCCGGATCCGCCACGGCCAGCTCGGCTGA
- a CDS encoding type II toxin-antitoxin system VapC family toxin, producing the protein MIIVDVNLLLYAVITGFAEHQRARAWFEATLNSPTQVVLTAPAVFGFLRIATSPRVMVSPLPVADAVGYIQSWLERPNVEFRSPGPRHLAIAFDLLARIGTAGNLTTDVQLAAYAIEFDAEICSNDADFGRFPDVRWANPLSPG; encoded by the coding sequence GTGATCATCGTTGATGTCAATCTGCTGCTGTACGCGGTCATCACCGGTTTCGCCGAACACCAGCGCGCCAGGGCGTGGTTCGAGGCGACCCTGAACAGCCCGACGCAGGTGGTGCTGACCGCCCCGGCGGTCTTCGGATTCTTGCGGATTGCCACCAGCCCCCGGGTCATGGTGTCACCGCTGCCGGTCGCGGACGCCGTCGGATATATACAGTCGTGGCTCGAGCGGCCCAACGTCGAGTTTCGTTCACCGGGGCCGCGCCACCTGGCGATCGCGTTCGATCTGCTGGCCCGGATCGGGACCGCCGGAAACCTGACCACCGACGTGCAACTTGCGGCGTACGCGATCGAGTTCGACGCCGAGATCTGCTCCAACGACGCGGACTTCGGGCGTTTCCCGGACGTGCGCTGGGCGAACCCGCTAAGTCCCGGTTGA
- a CDS encoding OsmC family protein, whose translation MAIRNASAHWTGTLTEGQGKVRTGKGGYEGPYSFSSRFEEGEGTNPEELIGAAHAGCFSMFLAKLLADAGFPPLSVETEAKVHLEKTDAGQTVTKIELSTVGQATGIDEAEFQKHAETAKANCPISRLLAPGTEIALTARLG comes from the coding sequence ATGGCTATCCGCAACGCATCCGCACATTGGACGGGCACCCTCACCGAGGGGCAAGGCAAGGTTCGTACCGGCAAGGGTGGGTACGAGGGACCGTACTCGTTCTCGTCCCGGTTCGAGGAGGGCGAGGGGACCAACCCGGAGGAGCTGATCGGGGCGGCCCACGCCGGTTGCTTCTCGATGTTCCTGGCTAAGCTGCTCGCCGACGCCGGGTTCCCGCCGCTCTCGGTGGAGACCGAGGCCAAGGTCCACTTGGAAAAGACCGACGCCGGCCAGACCGTGACCAAGATCGAACTGTCTACGGTGGGGCAGGCGACCGGCATCGACGAGGCCGAGTTCCAGAAGCACGCCGAGACGGCGAAGGCCAACTGCCCAATCTCCCGGCTGCTCGCCCCGGGTACGGAGATCGCGCTCACCGCTCGGCTCGGCTGA
- the serS gene encoding serine--tRNA ligase, with protein MIDLRLLREDPETVRDSQRVRGESVDAVDELLRADAARREAVQSFEAVRAEQKQLSKQLPKAAGEEKAALVARTKELSAQVKSAEAVAAEAERALRGAHLAVPNVVAGAPPGGEDDFLVIREVGEPPAIANPRDHLELGERLGAIDVERGAKVSGSRFYYLTGVGAQLQLAMLQMALNHLVEQRFTAMITPVLVKPEAMEGTGFLGAHASEVYRLEADDLYLVGTSEVALAGYHSNEILELGDEPRRYAGWSSCFRREAGSHGKDVRGILRVHQFDKVEMFVYCRPDQAEQEHLRLLAWEEELLAKVEVPYRVIDVAAGDLGSSAVRKYDCEAWVPSQGRYRELTSTSNCTTYQARRLNIRYRDADGRPQVAATLNGTAATTRWLIPILENHQQPDGSVRVPKALQPYLGGRDLLEPR; from the coding sequence GTGATCGACCTACGTCTGCTTCGTGAGGACCCGGAGACCGTTCGCGACAGCCAGCGGGTGCGCGGCGAGTCGGTCGACGCCGTCGACGAACTGCTGCGCGCCGACGCCGCGCGGCGCGAGGCCGTGCAGTCGTTCGAGGCGGTGCGGGCCGAGCAGAAGCAGCTCTCCAAGCAGCTGCCCAAGGCCGCGGGGGAGGAGAAGGCCGCCCTGGTGGCCCGGACCAAGGAGCTGTCGGCGCAGGTTAAGTCCGCCGAGGCGGTCGCCGCCGAGGCCGAACGGGCGCTGCGCGGCGCCCACCTGGCGGTGCCGAACGTGGTGGCGGGCGCGCCGCCCGGCGGGGAGGACGACTTCCTGGTGATCCGCGAGGTCGGCGAGCCGCCGGCGATCGCCAACCCGCGGGACCACCTGGAGCTGGGCGAGCGGCTGGGCGCGATCGACGTCGAGCGGGGGGCGAAAGTCTCCGGCTCGCGCTTCTACTACCTCACCGGGGTGGGGGCGCAGCTGCAGCTGGCGATGCTGCAGATGGCGCTGAACCACCTGGTCGAGCAGAGGTTCACCGCCATGATCACGCCGGTGCTGGTGAAGCCGGAGGCGATGGAGGGCACTGGCTTCCTCGGCGCCCACGCCAGCGAGGTCTACCGGCTGGAGGCCGACGACCTCTACCTGGTCGGCACCTCCGAGGTGGCGCTCGCCGGCTACCACAGCAACGAGATCCTGGAGCTGGGTGACGAACCACGGCGGTACGCGGGCTGGTCGTCCTGTTTCCGGCGGGAAGCCGGTTCGCACGGCAAGGATGTCCGCGGCATCCTGCGGGTTCACCAGTTCGACAAGGTTGAGATGTTCGTCTACTGCCGTCCGGACCAGGCCGAGCAGGAGCATCTGCGGCTGCTCGCCTGGGAGGAGGAGCTGCTCGCCAAGGTCGAGGTGCCGTACCGGGTGATCGACGTCGCTGCCGGGGATCTGGGCAGCAGCGCGGTCCGCAAGTACGACTGCGAGGCGTGGGTGCCGTCGCAGGGCCGGTATCGCGAGCTGACGTCGACCTCGAACTGCACTACGTACCAGGCCCGACGGCTGAACATCCGCTATCGGGACGCGGACGGTCGGCCGCAGGTCGCGGCCACGCTCAACGGCACCGCCGCCACCACTCGCTGGCTGATCCCGATCCTGGAGAACCATCAGCAACCGGACGGGTCGGTCCGGGTCCCGAAGGCGCTGCAGCCATACCTCGGTGGCCGGGATCTCCTCGAACCCCGCTGA
- a CDS encoding fumarate hydratase — translation MSAEFAYSPLLPRAADTTEYRLVTDDGIDVVAGPGKRSFLTVAPEVLATLTAEAMHDIAHFLRPAHLAQLRAIVDDPQASPNDRFVALDLLRNANIAAGGVLPMCQDTGTAIVMGKRGRHVLTDGADERAIAQGVWQAYTTLNLRYSQLAPLTMWEERNTGSNLPAQIELYAEDPHGQPDAYSFLFMAKGGGSANKSFLYQETKALLNPTRMMRFLEEKLRLIGTSACPPYHLAVVVGGTSAEHALKTAKLASAKYLDTLPTAGSPTGHGFRDLELEAEVLELTRQFGIGAQFGGRYFCHDVRVVRLPRHGASCPVAIAVSCSADRQALGKITPSGVWLEQLETDPARFLPDYEPAEQEQAEVVAVDLNRPMAEIRAELSKYPVQTRLSLTGPLVVARDIAHAKLAERLDAGEELPAYLRDHAVYYAGPAKTPDGYASGSFGPTTAGRMDSYVEKFQAAGGSYVMLAKGNRSKQVTDACAEHGGFYLGSVGGPAARLAQDCIRKVEVLDYPELGMEAVWKIEVEDFPAFIVVDDKGNDFYAATSQPVLTISSR, via the coding sequence CTCTCCGTTGCTGCCACGCGCCGCGGACACCACCGAGTATCGCCTGGTCACCGACGACGGCATCGATGTGGTGGCCGGCCCGGGCAAGCGCAGCTTCCTGACCGTGGCACCGGAGGTGCTCGCCACGCTCACCGCCGAGGCGATGCACGACATCGCCCACTTCCTGCGCCCGGCGCACCTGGCCCAGCTACGCGCCATCGTCGACGACCCGCAAGCCTCCCCGAACGACCGGTTCGTGGCGCTGGACCTGCTCCGCAACGCCAACATCGCCGCCGGTGGCGTGTTGCCGATGTGCCAGGACACCGGCACCGCCATCGTGATGGGCAAGCGTGGCCGGCACGTGCTCACCGACGGCGCCGACGAGCGCGCCATCGCGCAGGGGGTCTGGCAGGCGTACACGACGCTCAACCTGCGCTACTCCCAACTGGCCCCGTTGACGATGTGGGAGGAGCGCAACACCGGCAGCAACCTGCCCGCCCAGATCGAGCTGTACGCCGAAGACCCGCACGGCCAGCCGGACGCGTACTCATTCCTGTTCATGGCCAAGGGCGGCGGCTCGGCCAACAAGTCGTTCCTCTACCAGGAGACCAAGGCGCTGCTCAACCCGACCCGGATGATGCGGTTCCTGGAAGAGAAGCTGCGGCTGATCGGCACCTCCGCCTGCCCGCCGTACCACCTGGCGGTGGTGGTCGGCGGCACCTCGGCCGAGCACGCGCTGAAGACCGCCAAGCTCGCCTCGGCGAAGTATCTGGACACCCTGCCCACCGCAGGCTCCCCGACCGGGCACGGCTTCCGGGACCTGGAGCTGGAGGCGGAGGTGCTGGAGCTGACCCGGCAGTTCGGGATCGGCGCGCAGTTCGGCGGGCGCTACTTCTGCCACGACGTGCGGGTGGTGCGGCTGCCCCGGCACGGCGCCTCCTGCCCGGTGGCGATCGCGGTCTCCTGCTCGGCGGACCGGCAGGCGCTCGGCAAGATCACCCCGAGCGGGGTGTGGCTGGAGCAGCTGGAGACCGACCCGGCCCGGTTCCTGCCCGACTATGAGCCGGCCGAGCAGGAGCAGGCCGAGGTGGTGGCGGTCGACCTGAACCGGCCGATGGCGGAGATCCGGGCAGAGCTGTCGAAGTACCCGGTGCAGACCCGGCTGTCGCTGACCGGCCCGCTGGTGGTGGCGCGGGACATCGCTCACGCCAAGCTCGCCGAGCGGCTCGACGCCGGGGAGGAGCTGCCGGCGTACCTGCGTGACCACGCGGTCTACTACGCCGGGCCGGCGAAGACCCCCGACGGGTACGCGTCGGGGTCGTTCGGGCCGACCACCGCCGGCCGGATGGACTCCTATGTGGAGAAGTTCCAGGCAGCCGGCGGCTCGTACGTGATGCTCGCTAAGGGCAACCGGTCGAAGCAGGTGACCGACGCCTGCGCGGAGCACGGTGGCTTCTACCTCGGCTCGGTGGGTGGCCCGGCGGCCCGGCTGGCCCAGGACTGCATCCGCAAGGTCGAGGTGCTCGACTACCCGGAGCTGGGCATGGAGGCGGTCTGGAAGATCGAGGTCGAGGACTTCCCGGCCTTCATCGTGGTCGACGACAAGGGCAACGACTTCTACGCCGCCACCAGCCAACCCGTCCTCACCATCTCCTCCCGCTGA
- a CDS encoding class II fumarate hydratase, which translates to MAEFRTERDTMGEVQVPADALWGAQTQRAVANFPISGRGLEPAQIHALARIKGAAAQANAEFGVLAPELAEAIAAAAATVADGEHDDQFPIDVFQTGSGTSSNMNMNEVLATLATARLGDGRRVHPNDHVNASQSSNDVFPSAIHVAAVDQVSHELLPALRHLCFALEAKAEQFSTVVKAGRTHLMDATPVTLGQEFGGYASQLRHGIDRLGDALPRLGELPLGGTAVGTGVNAPPGFAAAAIARLRQQTGLPLTEARNHFEAQGARDALVETSGQLRTVAVGLYKIVNDIRWLGSGPRAGLRELALPDLQPGSSIMPGKVNPVVPESVRQVCAQVIGNDATIGFAGSQGDFELNVMLPVMGRNLLESIRILAAAARLLADRCVAGLAANEEICLAYAEGSPSIVTPLNRHLGYEEAAEIVKQALASGATLREVVVERGHVEAGRLTEAELDEALDVLRMTRP; encoded by the coding sequence ATGGCTGAGTTTCGAACCGAACGCGACACCATGGGTGAGGTGCAGGTCCCGGCGGACGCGCTGTGGGGGGCGCAGACCCAGCGGGCGGTGGCCAACTTCCCGATCTCCGGCCGGGGCCTGGAGCCGGCGCAGATCCACGCCCTGGCCCGGATCAAGGGTGCTGCGGCGCAGGCGAACGCGGAGTTCGGGGTGCTCGCCCCCGAGCTCGCCGAGGCGATAGCCGCCGCCGCGGCGACCGTCGCCGATGGCGAGCACGATGACCAGTTCCCGATCGATGTCTTTCAGACCGGCTCCGGCACCTCCTCCAACATGAACATGAACGAGGTGCTGGCGACCCTGGCGACCGCCCGGCTCGGCGACGGTCGGCGGGTCCACCCGAACGACCACGTCAACGCCTCGCAGTCGTCCAACGATGTCTTCCCCTCCGCCATCCACGTCGCCGCCGTCGACCAGGTCAGCCATGAGCTGCTGCCGGCGCTGCGCCACCTCTGCTTCGCGCTGGAGGCGAAGGCCGAGCAGTTCTCGACCGTGGTCAAGGCCGGCCGCACCCACCTGATGGACGCCACCCCGGTCACCCTGGGGCAGGAGTTCGGCGGGTACGCCAGCCAGCTGCGGCACGGCATCGACCGGCTCGGTGACGCCCTGCCCCGGCTGGGTGAGCTGCCGCTGGGCGGCACCGCCGTCGGCACCGGGGTGAACGCGCCACCGGGGTTCGCCGCCGCGGCGATCGCGCGGCTGCGGCAGCAGACCGGGCTGCCGTTGACCGAGGCCCGCAACCACTTCGAGGCGCAGGGGGCGCGGGACGCGCTGGTGGAGACCTCCGGGCAGCTCCGCACCGTTGCGGTCGGGCTCTACAAGATCGTCAACGACATCCGGTGGCTGGGCTCCGGCCCCCGGGCTGGGCTACGGGAGCTGGCGCTGCCGGACCTGCAGCCGGGTTCGTCGATCATGCCGGGCAAGGTCAACCCGGTGGTGCCGGAGTCGGTGCGGCAGGTCTGCGCGCAGGTGATCGGCAACGACGCCACCATCGGCTTCGCCGGGTCGCAGGGCGACTTCGAACTGAACGTGATGCTGCCGGTGATGGGCCGGAACCTGCTGGAGTCGATCCGGATCCTCGCCGCCGCCGCCCGACTGCTCGCCGACCGCTGCGTCGCCGGGCTGGCCGCCAACGAGGAGATCTGCCTGGCGTACGCGGAGGGGTCGCCGTCGATCGTCACCCCGCTCAACCGGCACCTGGGGTACGAGGAGGCGGCGGAGATCGTCAAGCAGGCGCTGGCGTCGGGGGCGACCCTGCGGGAGGTGGTGGTCGAGCGTGGCCATGTCGAGGCCGGCCGGTTGACCGAGGCCGAGCTGGATGAGGCGCTGGACGTGCTGCGGATGACCCGTCCCTGA
- a CDS encoding HAD family hydrolase, with the protein MITTVVFDADDTLVDIAPAVHSAQQVVLAELERMGRLGSLTLDQLRADEVVAFAEREGEPIEQVRRAALGRSLARIGAEAELDRLLALFFAHRFAVTRLYDEVPGLLAELRGGYALGFGTNGNNRVDRLGLAGTFAFTVYAHEAGVPAKPAAGFFEAVVKAAQASPESIVHIGDSYRNDVAGAAAAGLRTVWLNRVGAAHPPGSPPPDAVIRRLGELPQALTQLVR; encoded by the coding sequence GTGATCACGACCGTAGTCTTCGACGCCGACGACACCCTCGTGGACATCGCCCCGGCGGTCCATAGTGCGCAGCAGGTGGTGCTGGCGGAGCTCGAACGCATGGGCCGGCTCGGGTCGCTCACCCTCGACCAGCTCCGCGCCGACGAGGTGGTCGCCTTCGCTGAGCGGGAAGGCGAGCCGATCGAGCAGGTACGCCGCGCCGCGCTGGGCCGGTCGCTGGCCCGGATCGGCGCCGAGGCCGAGCTGGACCGGTTGCTGGCGCTCTTCTTCGCGCACCGGTTCGCGGTGACCCGGCTCTACGACGAGGTGCCGGGGCTGCTGGCGGAGCTGCGCGGCGGCTACGCGCTGGGGTTCGGCACCAACGGCAACAACCGGGTCGACCGGTTGGGGCTGGCCGGAACCTTCGCCTTCACCGTCTACGCCCACGAGGCCGGGGTGCCCGCCAAGCCCGCGGCCGGGTTCTTCGAGGCGGTGGTGAAGGCGGCGCAGGCGTCGCCGGAGTCGATCGTCCACATCGGGGACAGCTACCGGAACGACGTCGCGGGAGCGGCCGCGGCGGGTCTGCGTACCGTCTGGCTGAACCGGGTTGGGGCGGCCCACCCGCCCGGCTCGCCGCCGCCGGACGCCGTGATCCGCCGGCTCGGCGAGCTACCGCAGGCGCTCACCCAGCTCGTACGGTGA
- a CDS encoding HAD family hydrolase, with translation MPRPRLPKLIATDLDGTLVRSDDTVSAYTHQVLDRVKAAGVPVVGATGRGPRLRELSQRDLPHADYLVLGGGSHVVDLRGSDSPVTVHDQRLEGPVAAALLDDLSAEVGPLLVMVEGLDHQYAPLWGDLDPDWPWPQRVVAMPRTESLAGPVIKAFARAVDLTSDELLAVAQQVIPPEKASVTQAGLGFVEICPPGADKAAGLAVVVEVLGIDPAEVLVFGDMPNDIPMFGWAGWGAVAMSNAHPSVLTLANEVTLSNDEDGVAVYLDRLFS, from the coding sequence ATGCCGCGTCCCCGGCTCCCTAAGCTCATCGCCACCGATCTGGATGGCACCCTCGTCCGCAGCGACGACACCGTTTCGGCGTACACCCATCAGGTGCTCGATCGGGTGAAGGCGGCCGGCGTCCCGGTGGTGGGCGCGACCGGACGGGGCCCGCGGCTGCGCGAGCTGTCTCAGCGGGACCTGCCGCACGCCGACTATCTGGTGCTCGGCGGCGGCAGCCACGTGGTCGACCTGCGTGGCTCCGATAGCCCGGTGACCGTGCACGACCAGCGGCTGGAGGGGCCGGTGGCGGCGGCGCTGCTGGACGACCTGTCGGCCGAGGTCGGGCCGCTGTTGGTCATGGTCGAAGGGCTGGACCACCAGTATGCGCCGCTCTGGGGTGACCTGGACCCGGACTGGCCGTGGCCGCAGCGGGTGGTGGCGATGCCGCGTACCGAGTCGCTCGCCGGTCCGGTGATCAAAGCGTTCGCGCGGGCGGTCGACCTGACCAGCGACGAGTTGCTGGCGGTGGCGCAGCAGGTGATTCCCCCGGAGAAGGCGAGCGTCACCCAGGCCGGGCTCGGCTTCGTGGAGATCTGCCCGCCCGGCGCCGACAAGGCAGCCGGGCTGGCGGTGGTGGTCGAGGTGCTCGGGATCGACCCGGCGGAGGTGCTGGTCTTCGGCGACATGCCGAACGACATCCCGATGTTCGGGTGGGCCGGCTGGGGTGCGGTGGCGATGAGCAACGCTCACCCGAGCGTGCTCACGCTCGCCAACGAGGTGACCCTCAGCAACGACGAGGACGGGGTCGCCGTCTACCTCGACCGGCTCTTCTCGTAG